Proteins encoded in a region of the Oncorhynchus kisutch isolate 150728-3 unplaced genomic scaffold, Okis_V2 scaffold2163, whole genome shotgun sequence genome:
- the LOC109880464 gene encoding protein mono-ADP-ribosyltransferase PARP15: MYEIKMSGVVVQAVTGDITKETTDVIVNSSNSSFSLKSGVSKAILDAAGPTVETECQQLGAEANEGMIMTKPGNLQCKKIIHLVNQTDTKKIQQSVEGALKMCTQNNFTSISLPAIGTGQGNIQPSEVADAMLDAVVEVVCKKSQNSLKLVRMVIFQPAMLTDFHTSMLKKEGTDAQEKEGFFQNVLSFFTRRKVDNAQQNEVIEIESQDMDPACFHICGVSQAHVDHAKQVIKDLIVKEQDFNLINDKALFSLSELDLQNIYDMQTAMDVRISFHKSSQEGAKLTIEGLSKDVLKASNEIHEMLKKVRPEETFKDVPQHWDDMPANTPCLSFPIQPETQEHIDVLKLFEETCKKSVLKIERIQNKSLWGGFQIKKKDMEARNGHQNNERKLFHGACHTTIDKINELGFNRSYAGKNAALYGDGTYFAVNAEYSAIDKYSKPDPQGQKYMYLCRVLTGDFITGTSGMKVPPTKSTTSINLYDSVTDGVSPPSMFIIFHDSQAYPEYLITFK; encoded by the exons ATGTACGAGATAAAGATGTCAGGAGTGGTTGTACAGGCTGTCACAGGGGACATTACCAAAGAAACTACGGATGTCATTGTCAACTCTTCCAACTCCTCCTTCAGCCTCAAGTCAG GGGTTTCTAAAGCCATTCTGGACGCAGCTGGTCCGACTGTGGAGACTGAATGCCAACAACTCG GAGCCGAGGCTAACGAAGGCATGATAATGACAAAGCCAGGCAACCTGCAGTGTAAGAAGATCATCCACCTGGTTAACCAGACAGACACTAAGAAGATCCAGCAGTCTGTTGAAGGTGCACTCAAAATGTGCACACAGAATAACTTCACATCCATATCTTTACCTGCTATTGGCACGG GCCAAGGCAACATACAGCCGAGTGAAGTGGCAGACGCCATGTTGGATGCTGTTGTGGAAGTGGTGTGCAAGAAGTCGCAGAACTCCCTGAAGCTTGTCCGAATGGTCATCTTTCAGCCTGCCATGCTTACTGATTTCCACACAAGTATGCTTAAAAAGGAAGGCACTGACGCTCAGGAAAAGGAGGGCTTCTTCCAAAATGTTTTAT CATTCTTTACCAGAAGGAAAGTTGATAATGCACAACAGAATGAAGTCATTGAAATTGAGAGCCAGGACATGGATCCTGCTTGCTTCCACATCTGTGGTGTGTCGCAGGCCCATGTTGATCATGCCAAGCAAGTGATCAAGGACCTGATCGTGAAAGAGCAAGACTTCAACCTCATCAATGACAAAGCCCTCTTCAGCCTATCAGAATTGGACCTGCAGAACATCTATGACATGCAGACCGCCATGGACGTGAGAATAAGTTTTCACAAATCTTCCCAAGAGGGGGCTAAACTCACCATAGAGGGCCTCAGCAAAGACGTGCTCAAGGCTTCCAATGAGATCCATGAGATGCTGAAAAAGGTCCGGCCCGAAGAGACTTTTAAAGATGTCCCCCAGCACTGGGATGACATGCCAGCCAACACTCCATGTCTGTcattccccattcaacctgaaACCCAAGAGCATATTGACGTCCTAAAACTATTTGAGGAAACTTGCAAGAAGAGTGTTCTAAAG ATTGAGAGGATCCAGAACAAAAGCCTATGGGGGGGCTTTCAGATCAAGAAGAAAGACATGGAGGCCAGGAACGGTCACCAGAACAATGAGAGGAAGCTCTTCCATGGAGCCTGCCACACAACCATAGATAAGATTAACGAGCTTGGCTTCAATCGGAGCTACGCTGGGAAAAATG CTGCATTGTATGGAGACGGCACCTACTTTGCTGTAAATGCAGAATACTCTGCCATTGACAAATACTCCAAACCGGATCCCCAAGGCCAGAAGTACATGTACCTATGTCGAGTTCTGACTGGAGATTTCATAACAGGAACATCGGGGATGAAAGTACCTCCAACTAAAAGTACCACAAGTATTAATCTCTATGACAGTGTGACAGATGGTGTTTCTCCACCATCCATGTTCATAATCTTCCATGACAGTCAGGCATATCCTGAGTACTTGATCACTTTCAAGTAG